The Halorubrum salinarum genome segment CCGACGATCTCCAGGAGAAGCCACACGACGATGAGCAGTAACACGACCTTCAGCAGGTCGTCGGTGTCGATCTCGGCGCGGTTCATGCTCCGAAGCGACGCGGCAGCGGTAAAAATCCGGTGGGTGTCGGCGGCCGATCGCCGCGAACGGCCCTACGCGATCTTCTCGTACTGCTCGGAGAGCTTCTCGGCGGCCTCGTCGAGCAGCTCGGCCTCGTACTCGTCGAGGTCCCACTCGACGACCTCCTCGACGCCGTTCGAGCCCAGCTTCGCGGGCACGCCGAGAGCGGTGTCGTCGTAGCCGTACTCGCCGTCGAGGACGACCGAGCACGGGAGCACCTCGCCGGTGTCGTTGAGGATGGCCTCGACCGTGTGGGCGACGCCGGTGGCGGGCCCCCACTGCGTGGCGCCCTTCCGGCTGATCACGTCCATCGCGGACTCCTGGAGGTCCGCGAGGATCTCCTCCTTCTCGTCGGCGTCGAACGACGGGTCGCGGCCGTCGACGCGCACCTTCGAGAAGACCGGGGCCTGCGCGTCGCCGTGCTCGCCGAGGATCGTCGCCTCGACGTTCTTGACGGGCGCGTCGAAGCGCTCGGAGAGGACGTAGCGGAAGCGCGCGGAGTCGAGCCGGCCGCCGAAGCCGACCACCTTGTGGCGGTCGCGGTCGCCCGCCTCGTAGAGGTGGCGGTTGAGCAGGTCGACGGGGTTCGAGGTGGTGACGGTGACGAAGTCGTCGTTGTGCTCGGCGATCGACGACCCGATGTCCTCCATGATCGGCGCGTTGTCGCCGGCCAGGTCGATGCGGGTCTGCCCCTCCTTCCGCGGGATGCCGGCCGTGATGACGACGACGTCCGAGCCGGCGGTGTCCTCGTACTCCCCCTGCCGGACGGTCGTGTTCGAGTCGTAGGCGACGCCGTGGTTCGCGTCGGCGGCCTGTCCGATCGTCGTCTCGCGCTGGTCCGGGATGTCGACGAAGACGAGCTCGTCGACCACGTCGCGTAACGCGAGGTTGTAGCCCGCCGCGGCTCCGACGGTCCCCGCCGCACCGATAACGCTGACCTTTGTCATACCGTCTTGATCCGCGACCGGGCGGCGAGTAAACGTTTCGGAACCCCCCAACGTCCGCGAGCGCCGTCGCGAAACCCCTAACTCCCGCGGCGTCGAACCGTCGCCCCGTGCCGACGTTCCGCTACCCGTGTCCGGGCTGTCGGACGACGAACAGCCTCCACGACGCCGACTGCGAGTTCGAGGGCGTGAGCTGGCCGACCGTCGAGAAGGCCTACACGGACCTCCTCTCGGTGCTGTCCGCCGAGCCCGACGGCCTCTCGGAGGCGGCGCTGCGGGACGCGGTCCCCGCCGACTGGGGCGGGCTCCACAAGGCCGCGCTCGGCGCGCTCCGCCGCGACCAGCGCGTCGTCGAGGACGGCGACCGGCTCCGGCTGCTCACCGCCGCGGAGTTCAAGGAGCGCGTCTCCGAGCCGACCCGCGAGCCGATGCGCACCGTCTACGAGCACGGCTCCGTGCCGGGCTGCCACGACAACGCCGTCTTCGCGATGGTGGCGTGGTACGAGATGGTCGGCCTCTCGTGGCCCGAGACCCGCGAGAACGTGATCGAGTGGCTCCGCGAGTCGGGCGCGTGGGACCGCGGCGGCTTCGAGGAGTCGACGCCGGGGGAGCTCGTCGACGCCAAGCGCCACGTGTACGACGAGGGGTACGGCTGGAAGGAGAAGGGCCAGGCCGCGAAGCGCGTCATCGAGCGGCACCTGTAGCGCCGATTTAAGTCGCCCCGCGACCTCTCGCCACCGTGACACACCCGGAAGCCGGCGCCGCGCCGACCGCGGACTCCGACGCAGCCGCCGTCAGTGACGCTGACGCCGCCGACCCGGGGGTCGACGACGGTGCCGACCGCCCCCCGGCCGTCGCCAATCCCCGCCGCGCGCTCGCCGTCGTGATCGGCGTCGTGTTCATCGACCTCGTCGGCTTCGGGATCGTGATCCCCATCCTCCCCTTCTACGTCCGGTCGTTCGGCGTCAGCGACGCCTTCATCGGGCTGCTCGCGGCCTCCTACTCGCTCGCGCAGTTCGTCGCGGCGCCCACGCTCGGCCGGCTCTCCGACCGGGTCGGGCGCCGCCCCGTCCTCCTCGCGTCGCTCGCGGCCGCCGCCGTCGCGTGGGTGACGTTCGGCTACGCCGGCTCGGCGGGCGCGCGCTTCGGCCCCGTCGCCGCGCTGGCGGTGCTGTTCGCCTCCCGCACGCTCGCCGGCGCGATGGGCGGCAACATCGCCGCCGCGCAGGCGTACGTCGCCGACATCACGCCCCGCGACCGGCGGGCGGGCGCGCTCGGCCTCGTCGGCGCGTCGTTCGCGCTCGGGTTCGTCTTCGGGCCGGCGATCGGCGGCCTGCTCGCCGCCGACGCCGTGGTGGCCCGCGCCGACGCGCTCTTCCCCGCGTTCGTCCCGGCGACGCCGTACTCCCTGCCGAGCTTCGCGGCGGCGGGGATGAGCCTCCTCGCGGTCGCCGTCGGGTTCCTCCTCCTCGAAGAGCCGGCGCGGACGCGACCCGCGGGTGACGCGGCGAGCGCCCGCACCACCGCGGTCGGCCAGTTCCGCGACGCACTCGCGTCCGCGTCGCTCCGGCCGCTGACGGTCGCGTACTTCGTCGTCGCCGTCGCGTTCGCGGGCGTTCAGGTGATGTTCATCCCGTACGTCGCGGACGCGTTCGGCTACGACGCGACGGCCGCGGCGTTCCTGCTCACCTACGTCGGCGTCCTCGGCGCCGTGAACCAGGGCGTCGTCGTCGGCCGGCTCTCGCGGGTCGTCTCCTCGCGGACGCTCGTCGCCGTCGGAGCGGTCGTCCTCGCCGGCGCGCTCGCCGCGATCCCCGCGACCGGGCTCGTCGACCGGGCCGCGGGCGGGGTCGCTCTCGGCGGCCCGCGGTGGCTCACGCTCCCCCTGCTCGCGCTGCTCGCCGCGCTCGCGGCGCTCTCGCTCGGCAACGCCCTCGTGAACGTCTCGCTGGCGACGCTCGTCTCCGCGTCGGCCGACGACGCCGACCAGGGGGCCGCCTTCGGGGTGACGCAGGGCGCGTCGAGCCTCGGGCGGACCGTCGGCCCGCCGTTGATGGCGGTGCTGTACACGGTCGCCGTCGCGTCGCCGTTCCTGATCGGCGCGCTGCTCCTCGCGCCCGTGGCGGTCGCGTTCGGGCGACGGACCGGGTGAGGGCCCGTCGAGGCGGCGGCGAGCGGCCGTCCCGCCTCCGCACGACAGTTTTACGCCCACCGTCGCCGTCGTACCTCGCACATGGCCCTCGACCTCGTCCCCGCCTGGCCCGCCGTCGGATCCCTCGCGGGCGGGGCGGGGGCAGTCGCGCTCGCGTGGGCGATCCGCGAACACCGCGGCCGCCCCGGCGTCGACTGGTTCCTCGGCGTCTTCGCCGCGCAGGCGACGTGGTGCGTCTCCTACGGCGTCGGCCTGCTGGTCGCTGACCCGGCCGTCCGCGCCGCGCTGGAGGCGACGATGTGGCTGGGCGTGATCTGGACCGGGATCGCCTTCCTCGGCTTCGCCCTGGAGTACACCGGCCGGAGCGACGTGGTCCGGAGCCGCCTGTTCGGCGCGATCGCCGGCTTCGGCCTCCTCTCGTCCGCGCTCGTCGCCACGAACCCCCTCCACGGCGCCTTCTGGACCGACCTCTCGCGCGCCCCCGTCCTCGGCGTCGAGACCGTCTCGTACGCCTTCGGTCCGTGGGCGTACCTCACCGTCGCCGTCGAGACCGTCCTCGTCGCCAGCGCGGTCTTCCTCCTCGTCGACACGCTGCTCAGCTACGGGCCGCTGTACCGCCGCGAAAGCGCGGCGGTCGCCCTGAGCTCGCTGCCGCCCGGGTTCGCGCTCGTCGCGTGGACGCTCCAGCTCGGCCCGGTCCCGCAGCTCCAGCTCGCGCCGGTGATGTTCGTCCCGCACATGGTCCTCGACGCGTACGCGTTCGACCGCGCGGAGATGTTCGACCGGAACCCGACGACGAGCCGCGCCGCCGAGCGCACGGCGATCGACGACCTCCGGGACCCCATCGTCGCGCTCGCGCTCGACCGCCGCGTCGTCCGGCTCAACCCCGCCGCGGAGACGGTGCTGGGCGTCGACGCCGAGACCGCCCGCGACCGCCCCCTCGCCGACTTCCTCGACCCTCCCGTCGGGGTCGGCGACGGGGCGGACGGCGCCGAGGCGGACGACGGCTCCCGCGAGACCGTCGAGGTCGACCCGGACGGCGCCGCCGGCCGCCGCACGTACGCGGTGTCGGTCTCCCGGCTGACGGACCCGAACGGGACGCACGTCGGGTACACGGTCGTCCTCTCGGACGTGACCGAACGCGAGCGCCGGCGGCAGCAGCTGGAGGTGCTGAACCGGATCCTCCGCCACAACCTCCGCAACGACGCCGGCGTCGTCCACGGCTACGGCGAGATCCTCCGCGACAGCCTCGACGACCCGGAGCTGGTCCGGATGGCGGACGCCGTCGAGCGGCGCGCCGGCGCGCTGGCCGCCCTCGGCGAGAAGGCGGGCACCGTCGAGCGGCTCCTCGCCGACAGCGACCCCGCGGCGACCGACGTCCGCGACCTCGTCCGCGCGGTCGTCGCCGACGCCCGCGACCGCGACGACGCGGCGACGGTCGAACTGGCCGTCGCCGAGGGCGACGGCGACTGGCTCACGCATCTCAGGCCCGACGCGCTCCGCGCGGTCGTCGAGAACACCGTGGAGAACGCCGTCGACCACCACGACGGCGAGGGCACCGAGCGCGATGACGGCGGGGCATGGGTGCGCGTCTCGCTCCGCCGAGCGGGCGGCGCGACGGGCGAGTCCGAGGGCGACGACCCCCGCTTCGTCCTCACCGTCGCGGACGACGGGCCCGGGATCCCCGACCACGAGGTCGAGGCGGTCGAGTCCGGGCGGGAGACCGCCCTCGAACACGGGTCGGGGCTGGGGCTGTGGGTCGTCGCGTGGGGCGCCGCCGCGGTCGGCGCCGAGGTGGAGTACGCCGAGCGGGAACCGCGGGGGACGCGGGTGACGGTGTCGATCCCGGTGGTGGACGGCGAGTGAGTCGGGTCGAAAAACGAGATCGCTACTCCTGCCGAAGCGGCAGAATTCGGGCGCGCTAGTCGCTCTGAATGCGAGGGGCTAGCATATACGTTGCCTGTCCGAGCCCCTCGGCGAAGCCGTAGTGGAGCTTGACGGGGAACTCCTCGCCGAGCTCGACGGTGACCTCGGCGTCGGAGGGGATCGCCTTGTTCATGTCCTTGAGGTAGTCGAGGCTGAACAGCGAGTCGGCCGGGCCGGCGGTGAGCGCGATGAGGTCCTCGCGGTCGAGCTCGAGGTTCACGTCGTCGGTGTCGCCCTCGGCCTCGATGAAGAACGCCTCGTCGGTCTCGTCGACGCGGAGGCGGATGTGGTCGGAGACCATGTCGGCGGCCTTAATCCCGCGGTCGAGCTGGGCGCCCTCGACGACGATCTCGGAGGCGAGATCGAGGTCCGGGATGTCCGGCTCCTGGCGGATCGAGTCGGGGTCGATGAGCGCGAGGGTGTAAGAGAGGCCGTCGATCTCGATGTGGAGCTTGCGGGTCTCCTCGTCGAGTTCGAGGTGGATCAGGTCGCCGGAGTTGGCCATGCCGGCGATGTCTTCTAAGCGCGCGAGGTTGACGCCGATGACGCCGCCGTCCGCGTCGTACGACTCGAACGCGGCCGCCTCCAGCGTGAGGTCGACCATGCCGACGTTGGCGGGGTCGACGGCCCGGATGGAGAGCTCCTCCTCGTTCAGGCGGATCTTACACTCGTCGACCAACACGCTCACCGAATCGAGCGCGTCCTGAAACGTCGACGCGCCCACGATGGCCTTGAACATATACGTTCAGCTTGGGCGGTATCACCTAAAAAGGCACCCGATCGGAGCGGCGACCGCCGGCTCAGAGCGACCTGATGAGGCGGGCGACGACGACCGCGAGCGTGACGACGGTCCGCCACAGTCGGAGTCGTTCGAGCCGGTATTCGCGCCGTTCGGCGTCGTCCGACTCGTCGCTCCCGCCGCCCGCTTCGCGGTCGCACTCGGGCCCGGCGTCCCCGCCGGGGTCGTCGGGCGGCGGATCGGTCGCTCGGTCCGGCTCGGCTCGGGCGCTCCGATCGGCCGAGTCGCGCTTCGGCGGCTCGCCGCGCTCGGTCGGGATCGGTTCGGCGTCGGTGCGTTCGGTCGCCGGCAGCGGCTCGTCGGGCATGGTGTGTCTCGGCCGCGTCGGGCCGTACGCGACGATACGGAGTTAATTTATAAATAAACGAGCCGAACGCAAGGCGGAACTGAAACTCGTCCGGACGGGACGCATATCGGTCGGCCCGCCCCGTTCTCAGACCAGCGGCTCGACGAGGTCCCGCCCCTCGTCGAGGAGCTCGTCGACGGCGGCCTCGGAGTCCGCCTCGGCGTACACGCGCAGCTTCGGCTCCGTGCCCGAAGGGCGGACGAGCAGCCACGAGCCGCTCTCCAAGAGGAGCTTGAACCCGTCGAGGGTGACGACCTTCGCGACGGGCGAGCCGCAGACGGACTCCGGGATGTGGTCCTCCAGCTCGTCGAGGACGCCCTCCTTCCGGTCGTCGGGGCAGTCGAGGGACATCTTCCCGGCCGCGATGTGGCCGTGCTCGTCGAGCAGGCGGTCGACGCGCGCGTCGAACGGCTCTGCGGCGTGGGTCGCGGCCGCGAGCAGCGCCATCAGCACGCCGTCCTTCTCGCGGACGTGGCCGCGGAGGGTGAACCCGCCCGACTCCTCGCCGCCGAACAGCGCGTCGTGCTCGCCCATCGCCTCGGCGACCCACTTGAAGCCGACCGGCGTCTCGTACACTTCCTCGCCGTGCGCCTCCGCGATGCGGTCGACGAGGAACGTCGTCGAGACGGTGCGGACCGCGGGCCCGGAGTCGGCCTCCAGCAGGCGGTCGTAGCAGGCGGCGTAGAAGAGGTTCGCGTCGAGGACGCCGCGGTCGGGCGTGACGACCGCGATCCGGTCGGCGTCGCCGTCGTTGGCGACCCCCAGGTCCACGTCGCTGTCGGGGTCGGTGACGCGGTCGGCCAGTTCCCCGAGGTGCTCGGCCGAGGGCTCGGGGGAGTCGCCGCCGAACGTCACGTCGCGCTCGCAGCGCAGGCGCACGACCTCCGCGCCCGCGGATTCGAGCAGCGCGTCGGTGACGCCCCGCCCGCTCCCGTGCATCGCGTCGTACGCGACCGTGAGCCCGGTGAGGTCGACGCCGCCTCCCGCTCCGGCGAGGTTCCCAACCACCTCGCGGGCCGCGTCGGCGTGGTCGCTCACGAGGTCGACGCGCTCGACGTCGCCCCGCTCGGCCTCGGGCAGCAGGACCGGCTCCGCGAGCCGGTCGACGACGTCCTCGGTCACGTCGGGGAGCGCGGGCGCGCCGTCGTGCGGGATGAACTTCACGCCGTTGTACTCGGGCGGGTTGTGCGAGGCGGTGACCATACACGCGCCGGCGAGCCCGCGGGAGACGATGGCGTGGGCGATGACCGGCGTCGGCGCGTCGCGCTCGGGTAGGATTACGTCGAAGCCGTTGCCGGCGAGCACCTCGGCGAGGCTCTCGGCGAAGCCCTCCGAGGTCTCGCGGGCGTCGTACCCCACGGCGACCGGTTCGTCGCGACCGGCCGCCTCGAGGTGGTCGGCGACCGCCTGCCCGACGATCCGCACGCGCTCGTCGGTGAAGGTGTCGAGCGTCGCGCGCCAGCCGTCCGTGCCGAAGGCAATCTCGTCCATACCGGCCACGTCGACGGCGAGGGCAATAATGCCCCGTGCCGGTCGCGAGGCTTGCGACGGGCCCGGCGATCGGCGGAGCGCGGTGAGGCCCCGGCGGCTCCGTCGATCGACCGCGTTTTTGTGGCCGGACCTCGAACCCGCTGTATGACCCGAATCGTCGCCGTCTCCGGCAGCCGGAGCGCGGACAGCACCACCCGGGCCGCGCTCCGCGTCGCGCTCGACGCCGCGGCCGACGCCGGCGCGGAGACCGACCTGATCGACCTCGCGGCCGTCGACCTCCCGCTGTACCACCCCGACGAGGACGCGCAGGGCGACAGCGAGGCCCTGAAGCGCCGCGTCCGCGAGGCCGACGGCGTCCTCGCCGGCACGCCCGTCTACCGCGGCTCCTACTCGTCGACGTTCAAGAACTTCCACGACTTCTGCGGCTCCGACGAGTACGCGGACACGGCCGTGGGGCTGCTCGCGACCGCCGGCGGCGGCTCCTACGGCGGGACCTTGGAACACCTCCGGTCGACGTTCCGGAACGTCCACGCGTGGACCGTCCCTCACGAGGTCGGGATCCAGGGCGCCTCCTCGAAGGTCGAGACGGCGGCGGCCGCCCCCGACCGCGGGCCGCGGATCACCGACGAAGACCTCCGCCGGCGCACCGAGCGGCTCGGACGGGTCGTCGTCGAACACGCCGAGCGCATGCGGGAGTGAGAGTGGCGCCGAACGCCTCGGGACCGACGACGAGCCGTTCCTGCTGGACATTCGACCCGAGTCGGACTACGGGCGTCGCGCGATCGACGGGAGCCTGAACGTGCCCGTGTACGACGACCTCCGGCGCGGCGACGACGACGCGCTCCGCGGCCGGCTCGACGGGATCCCCGACGACCGCGAGGTGGTCACCGTCTGTAAGATGGGGATCGTCGCCAAGCGCGCGACTCGCGTGCTCGACGAGGCGGGCTACGAGGCGTCGACGCTCGCCGGCGGCATGAGCGGCTGGAACGGGTACCAGCGCGGGTCGCTCGGCTACAGGCTCCGGTCGCTGTGGTGGCGGCTGCGAGGGTGACGGCGCGCGGTCGCGGCACTCGGGCGCCGGAACCCGCCGCCCTTTTGCCCGCCTCGCGCCTACGGCGCCCATGACCGAACCGGGTGACGACGACCGTGTCCGCTAACCGGAAGGGGGACCGCCGCGAGCGCGAGCTGGTGAACGCCTTGGACGAGGCGGGGTTCGCCGTGATGCGCGCGCCGGCCAGCGGCTCCGCCACGGAGCGCGAGCTGCCCGACGTGCTCGCTGGCGACGGCGAGACGTTCTACGCCATCGAGGCGAAGTCGAGCGCGGGCGACCCCATCTACCTCACCGGCGAGGAAGTGGAGGCGCTCCTCTTCTTCGCGCGGAACTTCGGCGCGAAGGCCCGGATCGCGGTCCGGTTCGACCGGGAGGACTGGTACTTCTTCCACCCGGGCGACCTCTACACCACCGACGCCGGGTCCTACCGGGTGAAGAAGGAGAAAGCCCTGGCCGACGGCACCGACTTCCCCGAGTTCGTCGGCGAGACGGAGAAGGTGACGCTCGGCGAGGTCGGCGGGGGCGACGGCGACGCGGACGAGGTCGATCCCGAGACCGAGGAGCGGCGGGCGATCCTAGAGGCCGTCCGCGACGGCCACATGCCGGTCGAGGACGCGCTCGACGTGCTGTAGCGCGGCGGACCTCCCCCGCCCCGCGACCCCCTCGCTTATCCCTCGCCGCGTCGAACTCCGGGACGAATGAGCGAGGACTTCGGCCTGCTCGAACCGGCGGACCAGCCCGGCGACGAGTGGGAGCAGCTCGACGTCTCCGACACCGAGGCCGACCGGATCGCCCGGCGGCAGGACCGCGAGTTCGACGAGTTCCGCAAGCGGATCAAAGACACCGAGCAGTTCAAGCTCCAGGAGTCGGTCTTCGACGACGCCACGCTGGCGGCGGTGTACAAGCTGGTCCAGGACGGCTACGTCGACGCCTTCGGCGGGCCGGTGTCTACGGGGAAGGAGGCGAGCGTCTTCGAGGCGCTCGGTGGGCAGGCCGGCGAGCGGCCGGAGCCGGGGTCCGAGGCGGCCGGCGGCGGCCCCGAGGGCGTCACGCCCGAGCGCGAGGTCGCGGTGAAGGTGTACCGGATCAACTCCTCGAACTTCCGGCAGATGCGCGAGTACCTGGAGGGCGACCCGCGCTTCGAGGGGATCGCGAGCGACAAGAAGGCGGTCGTGCTCGCGTGGACCCGCAAGGAGTTCGCGAACCTCGAACGCGCGCGGCAGGCGGGCGTCCGGGTCCCCGAACCGATCGCGGTCCAGCGGAACGTCCTCGTGATGGAGCTGGTCGGCCACGCCGAGGACCGCGCCCGGCGGCTGAGCGAGGTCGACGTGGAGAACCCCGAGACCGCCTACGAGGTCGTCCGCGAGTACATGCGCCGCCTGTACGGCGCCGGGCTGATCCACGGCGACCTCTCGGAGTACAACATGATCATCCACGAGGGCGAGCTGGTGATCATCGACCTCGGGCAGGCGGTGACGGTCCACCACCCCAACGCCGGCGAGTTCCTGACGCGGGACTGCGAGAACGTGGCGACCTTTTTCACGCGACAGGGGATCGACGTCGACCCCGACGACCTGCGCGCGTACGTGACGGAGCCCGAGCCGGACCCGACGGGTGAGCCGGGAGCGGACGGCGAACCGGAGCCGGACGGCGAACCGGAGTCGGGCGAAGGGGCGACCGAGTAGACCGACGCCGGCTCCGCCGCAAGCGGCCGAAGACCACCGCCACGCGGCCACACACCGGCCGCGGCGGAACACGCTTAAAAGGCTCCGCCGGGTATCCCGTGGCATGCAACACGTGACGGTTCCGCAGGACCGTATCGGCGTCGTCATCGGCGCCGGCGGCGAGACGATGCGGGAGATCGAAGAGCGGGCGAACGTGCGGCTCGACATCGACTCGGAGTCGGGGAGCGTCGCCATCGAGGAGCGCGACGACCCGGTCGCGGCGATGGTGGCCCCCGACGTGATCAAGGCGATCGGCCGCGGCTTCAAGCCGGAGACGGCGCTGTCGATCCTCGACCACGACCTCCGGACGCTCGATCTCATCGACCTCTCTGAGCATACCCGAAACGACAACGACCTCCAGCGCAAGAAGGGCCGGATCATCGGCGAGAACGGGCGCACGCGCGAACTGATCGAGGAGCTGTCGGGGGCGAACGTCGTCGTCTACGGCTCGACCGTGGGCGCCGTGGGCCAGCCCGAGGAGCTGGAAGTGGTCCGACGGGCGGTCGGGATGCTGCTCGACGGCGCTCCGCACGGCGCGGTGTACTCGTACTTGGAGCGGATGTCGAACGAGCTCGACGACGACGTGAGCTTCAACGCGCCGCAGTAAGCGAACGGACTTCCCGGCGTTGCGGTCGGTTTCGCCGTCGCTGTTCGTTTATAAATCGTCGTTGCCACTACGACGAACACCGCCAAAGCCCCAGTCGCGAGGCCGGAGTACGCTCGTTGCGCTCCTCGCTCGCTTCGCTCGCTGCGGTGCTTACGTCGCCTACTCCGGCCTCGCGACTGCCCCTCTGAGTCCCATCCGACCGCCACCGCAACCTCACCTCACGCCTCCCCAGCCTCGTCGCTGGCACCCTCCGCTTCGCTCCGGGAGCCAGCGACTCCCTCGCGCGTGCGGTTCGCGGCCTGCCGGCCGCTCACCGGCACGCGCCACCGCCGTTCGTTTATAAATGACCACCGGCCAGCAGTCGATCTGGAGTTCTATATAAAGGGGCGTGTGAACGCACCTCATACCGGCGGATAATCCCCTTTCGTGTTGCGGTTTCGCACGATACGAGCGAAGGGTTTATATAGAATCACAAACAATCAAAGGTTGATTATGTCTCAGCGACAGCGGATGGGCAACCAGCCCATGATCGTACTTTCCGAGGAGTCGCAGCGCACGTCCGGCAAGGACGCGCAGAACATGAACATCACGGCCGGGAAGGCTGTCGCGGAGTCCGTCCGCACGACGCTCGGCCCGAAAGGGATGGACAAGATGCTCGTCGACTCCGGCGGGTCCGTCGTCGTCACGAACGACGGCGTCACCATCCTGAAAGAGATGGACATCGACCACCCGGCGGCCAACATGATCGTCGAGGTCTCCGAGACGCAGGAGGAGGAGGTCGGCGACGGCACCACCTCCGCGGTCGTGGTCGCCGGTGAGCTCCTCGACCAGGCCGAGGAGCTCCTCGACCAGGACATCCACGCGACGACCCTCGCGCAGGGGTACCGTCAGGCCGCCGAGAAGGCCAAGGAGATCCTCGACGAGGAGGCCATCGACGTCTCCGCCGACGACCGCGACACGCTCGTCCAGATCGCCGAGACGGCGATGACGGGCAAGGGCGCGGAGAACTCCAAGGACCTCCTCGCCGAGCTCGTCGTCGACGCCGTCCTCGCGGTCCAGGACGACGACGGCATCGACACGGAGAACGTCTCCGTCGAGAAGGTCGTCGGCAGCTCCATCGACGAGTCCGAGCTCGTCGAGGGCGTCATCGTCGACAAGGAGCGCGTCGACGAGAACATGCCCTTCGCGGTCGAGGACGCCGACGTCGCGCTGTTCGACGGCGCCATCGAAGTGAAGGAGACGGAGATCGACGCCGAGGTCAACGTCACGGACCCCGACCAGCTCCAGCAGTTCCTCGACCAGGAGGAGGAGCAGCTCCGCGAGATGGTCGACCACCTGACCGAGATCGGCGCCGACGTCGTCTTCGTCGGTGACGGCATCGACG includes the following:
- a CDS encoding MFS transporter, giving the protein MTHPEAGAAPTADSDAAAVSDADAADPGVDDGADRPPAVANPRRALAVVIGVVFIDLVGFGIVIPILPFYVRSFGVSDAFIGLLAASYSLAQFVAAPTLGRLSDRVGRRPVLLASLAAAAVAWVTFGYAGSAGARFGPVAALAVLFASRTLAGAMGGNIAAAQAYVADITPRDRRAGALGLVGASFALGFVFGPAIGGLLAADAVVARADALFPAFVPATPYSLPSFAAAGMSLLAVAVGFLLLEEPARTRPAGDAASARTTAVGQFRDALASASLRPLTVAYFVVAVAFAGVQVMFIPYVADAFGYDATAAAFLLTYVGVLGAVNQGVVVGRLSRVVSSRTLVAVGAVVLAGALAAIPATGLVDRAAGGVALGGPRWLTLPLLALLAALAALSLGNALVNVSLATLVSASADDADQGAAFGVTQGASSLGRTVGPPLMAVLYTVAVASPFLIGALLLAPVAVAFGRRTG
- a CDS encoding histidine kinase N-terminal 7TM domain-containing protein, with amino-acid sequence MALDLVPAWPAVGSLAGGAGAVALAWAIREHRGRPGVDWFLGVFAAQATWCVSYGVGLLVADPAVRAALEATMWLGVIWTGIAFLGFALEYTGRSDVVRSRLFGAIAGFGLLSSALVATNPLHGAFWTDLSRAPVLGVETVSYAFGPWAYLTVAVETVLVASAVFLLVDTLLSYGPLYRRESAAVALSSLPPGFALVAWTLQLGPVPQLQLAPVMFVPHMVLDAYAFDRAEMFDRNPTTSRAAERTAIDDLRDPIVALALDRRVVRLNPAAETVLGVDAETARDRPLADFLDPPVGVGDGADGAEADDGSRETVEVDPDGAAGRRTYAVSVSRLTDPNGTHVGYTVVLSDVTERERRRQQLEVLNRILRHNLRNDAGVVHGYGEILRDSLDDPELVRMADAVERRAGALAALGEKAGTVERLLADSDPAATDVRDLVRAVVADARDRDDAATVELAVAEGDGDWLTHLRPDALRAVVENTVENAVDHHDGEGTERDDGGAWVRVSLRRAGGATGESEGDDPRFVLTVADDGPGIPDHEVEAVESGRETALEHGSGLGLWVVAWGAAAVGAEVEYAEREPRGTRVTVSIPVVDGE
- a CDS encoding NADPH-dependent FMN reductase, whose protein sequence is MTRIVAVSGSRSADSTTRAALRVALDAAADAGAETDLIDLAAVDLPLYHPDEDAQGDSEALKRRVREADGVLAGTPVYRGSYSSTFKNFHDFCGSDEYADTAVGLLATAGGGSYGGTLEHLRSTFRNVHAWTVPHEVGIQGASSKVETAAAAPDRGPRITDEDLRRRTERLGRVVVEHAERMRE
- a CDS encoding DUF7474 family protein; its protein translation is MPTFRYPCPGCRTTNSLHDADCEFEGVSWPTVEKAYTDLLSVLSAEPDGLSEAALRDAVPADWGGLHKAALGALRRDQRVVEDGDRLRLLTAAEFKERVSEPTREPMRTVYEHGSVPGCHDNAVFAMVAWYEMVGLSWPETRENVIEWLRESGAWDRGGFEESTPGELVDAKRHVYDEGYGWKEKGQAAKRVIERHL
- the hjc gene encoding Holliday junction resolvase Hjc, with the translated sequence MTTTVSANRKGDRRERELVNALDEAGFAVMRAPASGSATERELPDVLAGDGETFYAIEAKSSAGDPIYLTGEEVEALLFFARNFGAKARIAVRFDREDWYFFHPGDLYTTDAGSYRVKKEKALADGTDFPEFVGETEKVTLGEVGGGDGDADEVDPETEERRAILEAVRDGHMPVEDALDVL
- the mdh gene encoding malate dehydrogenase, with translation MTKVSVIGAAGTVGAAAGYNLALRDVVDELVFVDIPDQRETTIGQAADANHGVAYDSNTTVRQGEYEDTAGSDVVVITAGIPRKEGQTRIDLAGDNAPIMEDIGSSIAEHNDDFVTVTTSNPVDLLNRHLYEAGDRDRHKVVGFGGRLDSARFRYVLSERFDAPVKNVEATILGEHGDAQAPVFSKVRVDGRDPSFDADEKEEILADLQESAMDVISRKGATQWGPATGVAHTVEAILNDTGEVLPCSVVLDGEYGYDDTALGVPAKLGSNGVEEVVEWDLDEYEAELLDEAAEKLSEQYEKIA
- a CDS encoding phosphoglucomutase/phosphomannomutase family protein; the encoded protein is MDEIAFGTDGWRATLDTFTDERVRIVGQAVADHLEAAGRDEPVAVGYDARETSEGFAESLAEVLAGNGFDVILPERDAPTPVIAHAIVSRGLAGACMVTASHNPPEYNGVKFIPHDGAPALPDVTEDVVDRLAEPVLLPEAERGDVERVDLVSDHADAAREVVGNLAGAGGGVDLTGLTVAYDAMHGSGRGVTDALLESAGAEVVRLRCERDVTFGGDSPEPSAEHLGELADRVTDPDSDVDLGVANDGDADRIAVVTPDRGVLDANLFYAACYDRLLEADSGPAVRTVSTTFLVDRIAEAHGEEVYETPVGFKWVAEAMGEHDALFGGEESGGFTLRGHVREKDGVLMALLAAATHAAEPFDARVDRLLDEHGHIAAGKMSLDCPDDRKEGVLDELEDHIPESVCGSPVAKVVTLDGFKLLLESGSWLLVRPSGTEPKLRVYAEADSEAAVDELLDEGRDLVEPLV
- a CDS encoding DNA polymerase sliding clamp, encoding MFKAIVGASTFQDALDSVSVLVDECKIRLNEEELSIRAVDPANVGMVDLTLEAAAFESYDADGGVIGVNLARLEDIAGMANSGDLIHLELDEETRKLHIEIDGLSYTLALIDPDSIRQEPDIPDLDLASEIVVEGAQLDRGIKAADMVSDHIRLRVDETDEAFFIEAEGDTDDVNLELDREDLIALTAGPADSLFSLDYLKDMNKAIPSDAEVTVELGEEFPVKLHYGFAEGLGQATYMLAPRIQSD